In a single window of the Pseudomonas entomophila genome:
- a CDS encoding TetR/AcrR family transcriptional regulator translates to MNRTTTPRKPRASSQARIEAILAAARELLANQGVAALSIYSVAERAQIPPSSVYHFFASVPALLEALTADVHRAFREALSAPIDSAAFSTWHGLSRLIEQRMLDIYNEDTAARQLILAQHGLSEVVQADRQHDLELGELMHRLFDRHFQLPAMPKEVDVFALAMELSDRVYARSMQLHEQITPRMAEEGMRVFEAYLGLYLPPYLAKRPA, encoded by the coding sequence ATGAACCGCACCACCACCCCGCGCAAGCCACGCGCCAGCAGCCAGGCCAGGATCGAAGCGATCCTGGCTGCCGCACGCGAACTGCTGGCCAATCAAGGCGTGGCGGCGCTGTCGATCTACAGCGTCGCGGAACGGGCGCAGATCCCGCCGTCGTCGGTGTATCACTTCTTCGCCAGCGTCCCGGCGTTGCTCGAAGCCCTGACCGCCGATGTACACCGGGCTTTCCGCGAGGCCTTGAGCGCACCGATCGACAGCGCCGCGTTCAGCACCTGGCACGGCCTGTCGCGGCTGATCGAGCAGCGTATGCTCGACATCTACAACGAGGACACCGCGGCGCGCCAGCTGATCCTGGCCCAGCATGGGCTGAGTGAAGTGGTGCAAGCCGACCGCCAGCACGACCTGGAGCTGGGCGAGCTGATGCACCGGCTGTTCGACCGGCATTTCCAGTTGCCGGCGATGCCGAAGGAGGTGGATGTGTTCGCGTTGGCGATGGAGCTGAGCGACCGGGTGTATGCCCGCTCGATGCAGTTGCACGAGCAGATCACCCCGCGCATGGCGGAGGAAGGGATGCGGGTGTTCGAGGCTTACCTGGGGCTTTACTTGCCGCCTTATCTGGCCAAGCGCCCAGCCTGA
- the gshA gene encoding glutamate--cysteine ligase, with product MSDLLNRRLSLLGANLDLLKQCLHGIERECLRVTDDGRLAQTPHPEALGSALTNEQITTDYSESLLEFITPALADPAKVLDSLEEIHRFVYTKLGGEYLWSPSMPCALPAEDDIPIAEYGTSNIGKLKHVYRKGLALRYGRTMQCIAGIHYNFSLPEALWPLLRDAEGGEQSDRDYQSSAYIALIRNFRRYSWLLMYLFGASPTLDKGFLRGRPHQLEELDEQTLYLPYATSLRMSDLGYQSNAQAGLTPCYNNLASYTDSLRKAVGTPYPPYVEVGTHKDGEWVQLNTNILQIENEYYSNIRPKRVTYTGERPIQALMSRGVQYVEVRCLDINPFLPVGIDLPEARFLDAFLLFCALEESPQLDNGECGQCTDNFLTVVKEGRRPGLELRRDGQPIALKAWASELIERIGQLADLLDSAHGGNAHAKALEMQQAKVNDPELTPSALVLARMTEHKETFVQFSLRQSRLHAATFREQPLPAERQQAFETLARESLAEQSRLEQQEVGDFDLFVGAYQASILAISN from the coding sequence TTGAGCGACCTCCTCAACCGCCGCCTGAGCCTGCTCGGCGCGAACCTCGACCTGCTCAAGCAGTGCCTGCACGGCATTGAGCGCGAATGCCTGCGCGTGACCGACGATGGTCGCCTGGCCCAGACCCCGCACCCCGAAGCCCTGGGTTCGGCGCTGACCAACGAGCAGATCACCACCGACTACTCCGAGTCGCTGCTGGAGTTCATCACCCCGGCCCTGGCGGACCCTGCCAAGGTGCTCGACAGCCTCGAGGAGATCCACCGGTTCGTCTACACCAAGCTGGGTGGCGAATACCTGTGGAGCCCGTCGATGCCCTGCGCGCTGCCGGCTGAAGACGACATCCCGATCGCCGAGTACGGCACCTCGAACATCGGCAAGCTCAAGCACGTCTACCGCAAGGGCCTGGCCCTGCGTTACGGCCGCACCATGCAGTGCATCGCCGGCATCCACTACAACTTCTCCCTGCCCGAGGCGCTGTGGCCGCTGCTGCGCGACGCCGAAGGCGGCGAGCAGAGCGACCGCGACTACCAGTCCTCGGCCTACATCGCGCTGATCCGCAACTTCCGCCGCTACAGCTGGCTGCTGATGTACCTGTTCGGTGCTTCTCCAACCCTGGACAAAGGCTTCCTGCGCGGCCGCCCGCACCAGCTCGAAGAGCTGGATGAACAGACGCTCTACCTGCCCTATGCCACCAGCCTGCGCATGAGTGACCTGGGCTACCAGAGCAACGCCCAGGCGGGCCTGACGCCCTGCTACAACAACCTGGCCAGCTACACCGACAGCCTGCGCAAGGCGGTGGGCACGCCCTACCCGCCGTACGTCGAAGTGGGCACGCACAAGGATGGCGAGTGGGTACAGCTGAACACCAACATCCTGCAAATCGAGAACGAGTACTACTCGAACATCCGCCCCAAGCGCGTAACCTACACCGGCGAGCGGCCGATTCAGGCCCTGATGTCCCGTGGCGTGCAATACGTGGAAGTGCGCTGCCTGGACATCAACCCGTTCCTGCCGGTGGGCATCGACCTGCCCGAGGCGCGCTTCCTCGACGCCTTCCTGCTGTTCTGCGCGCTGGAAGAAAGCCCGCAGCTGGACAACGGCGAGTGCGGCCAGTGCACCGACAACTTCCTCACCGTGGTCAAGGAAGGCCGCCGCCCTGGCCTGGAGCTGCGCCGTGACGGCCAGCCGATAGCGCTGAAGGCCTGGGCCAGCGAGCTGATCGAACGTATCGGCCAGTTGGCCGACCTGCTCGACAGCGCCCACGGCGGCAATGCCCACGCCAAGGCCCTGGAAATGCAGCAGGCCAAGGTCAACGACCCAGAGCTGACGCCATCGGCCCTGGTGCTGGCGCGCATGACCGAGCATAAGGAGACCTTCGTCCAGTTCTCCCTGCGCCAGAGCCGCCTGCATGCCGCGACCTTCCGCGAGCAGCCGCTGCCCGCCGAACGCCAGCAAGCCTTCGAGACCCTCGCCCGCGAATCCCTGGCCGAGCAGTCGCGCCTGGAACAGCAGGAAGTCGGCGACTTCGACCTGTTCGTCGGCGCCTACCAGGCCAGCATCCTGGCAATCAGCAACTGA
- a CDS encoding PaaI family thioesterase — MDIAPQYVESAFSQLLGCRLQRLDTGVAEVALALEPHLRNRGQKLHGGAIFSLVDITMGLACSASHGFDQQSVTIECKINYLRAVSEGEVVCTARVLHAGRRTLVVDADVLQGDKLVAKAQGTFAVL; from the coding sequence ATGGACATCGCGCCGCAATATGTCGAAAGCGCCTTCAGTCAGCTCCTGGGCTGCCGCCTGCAACGCCTGGACACGGGCGTGGCCGAGGTGGCCCTGGCACTGGAGCCGCACCTGCGCAACCGCGGGCAGAAGCTGCACGGCGGGGCGATCTTCAGCCTGGTGGACATCACCATGGGCCTGGCCTGCTCGGCCAGCCATGGCTTCGACCAACAGAGCGTGACCATTGAGTGCAAGATCAACTACCTGCGCGCCGTCAGTGAAGGCGAGGTCGTGTGTACCGCCCGTGTGCTGCACGCCGGGCGACGCACGCTGGTGGTCGACGCCGACGTGCTTCAGGGCGACAAACTGGTGGCCAAGGCACAGGGAACCTTCGCGGTTCTCTAG
- a CDS encoding Tex family protein — translation MDSINSRIAEELGVRPQQVEAAVGLLDEGSTVPFIARYRKEVTGSLDDTQLRHLEERLRYLRELDERRASILASIEEQGKLTPELAREIKLADTKTRLEDLYLPYKQKRRTKGQIALEAGLGDLADGLFNDPQLNPESEAARFVDAEKGVADVKAALEGAKYILMERFAEDAALLDKLRNFLKQEAVLTARVVAGKEEEGAKFRDYFAHDELLRTAPSHRALAIFRGRNEGVLSASLKVGEELPGTLHPCELMIGNHVGIENRNRPADKWLGEVVRWTWKVKLYTHLETDLFGELRDNAEGEAINVFAHNLHDLLLAAPAGPRATLGFDPGLRTGCKIAVVDATGKLLDHTTVYPHAPKNDWDRTISIMAALCAKHSVELIAIGNGTASRESDKLVAELVKKYPALKITKIMVSEAGASVYSASELAAREFPDLDVSIRGAVSIARRLQDPLAELVKIDPKSIGVGQYQHDVSQVKLARGLDAVVEDCVNAVGVDVNTASVALLTRISGLNATLAQNIVAHRDANGPFTTRAALKKVSRLGEKTFEQAAGFLRVMNGDNPLDASAVHPEAYPLVQRIAADTDRDIRSLIGDSSFLKRLDPKKFTDESFGLPTVTDILQELDKPGRDPRPEFKTATFQDGVEDLKDLEPGMILEGVVTNVTNFGAFVDIGVHQDGLVHISALSEKFVKDPREAVKAGDVVKVKVMEVDIPRKRVGLSMRMSDTPGEKVEGNRGGNRGGNGGNRQQQAPRPRETTAAAPANNAMAALFANAKQLKKK, via the coding sequence ATGGACAGCATCAACAGCCGTATCGCCGAGGAACTGGGCGTGCGCCCGCAACAGGTCGAAGCGGCCGTGGGCCTGTTGGACGAAGGCTCGACCGTGCCCTTCATCGCCCGTTACCGCAAGGAAGTGACCGGCAGCCTGGACGACACCCAACTGCGCCACCTGGAAGAGCGCCTGCGCTACCTGCGTGAACTCGACGAGCGCCGCGCCAGCATCCTGGCCAGCATCGAGGAGCAAGGCAAGCTGACCCCGGAGCTGGCCCGCGAGATCAAGCTGGCCGACACCAAGACCCGCCTCGAAGACCTGTACCTGCCGTACAAGCAGAAGCGCCGCACCAAGGGCCAGATCGCCCTGGAAGCCGGCCTGGGCGATCTGGCCGACGGTCTGTTCAACGACCCGCAACTGAACCCGGAAAGCGAAGCCGCGCGCTTCGTCGACGCCGAGAAAGGCGTGGCCGACGTCAAGGCCGCCCTGGAAGGCGCCAAGTACATCCTCATGGAGCGCTTCGCCGAAGACGCCGCCCTGCTCGACAAGCTGCGCAACTTCCTCAAGCAGGAAGCGGTGCTGACCGCCCGCGTTGTGGCCGGCAAGGAAGAGGAAGGCGCCAAGTTCCGCGACTACTTCGCCCATGATGAACTGCTGCGCACCGCGCCATCGCACCGTGCCCTGGCAATCTTCCGCGGGCGTAACGAAGGCGTGCTGAGCGCCTCGCTCAAGGTCGGCGAGGAGCTGCCGGGCACCCTGCACCCGTGCGAGCTGATGATCGGCAACCATGTCGGCATCGAGAACCGCAACCGCCCGGCCGACAAGTGGCTGGGCGAGGTGGTGCGCTGGACCTGGAAGGTCAAGCTGTATACCCACCTGGAAACCGACTTGTTTGGCGAGCTGCGCGACAACGCCGAAGGCGAGGCCATCAACGTCTTCGCCCATAACCTGCACGACCTGCTGCTGGCAGCCCCGGCCGGCCCGCGCGCAACGCTTGGCTTCGACCCGGGCCTGCGCACTGGCTGCAAGATCGCCGTGGTCGACGCCACCGGCAAGCTGCTGGACCACACCACGGTCTACCCACACGCGCCGAAGAACGACTGGGACCGCACGATTTCCATCATGGCCGCGCTGTGCGCCAAGCACTCGGTCGAGCTGATCGCCATCGGCAACGGCACCGCCAGCCGCGAAAGCGACAAGCTGGTGGCCGAGTTGGTCAAGAAATACCCAGCCCTGAAGATCACCAAGATCATGGTCTCCGAGGCCGGCGCCTCGGTGTACTCGGCGTCGGAGCTGGCTGCCCGCGAGTTCCCTGACCTGGATGTGTCGATCCGTGGCGCGGTGTCCATCGCCCGCCGCCTGCAGGACCCACTGGCGGAACTGGTGAAGATCGACCCGAAATCCATCGGTGTCGGCCAGTACCAGCACGATGTGTCGCAGGTGAAGCTGGCCCGTGGCCTGGACGCTGTGGTCGAGGACTGCGTGAACGCCGTGGGCGTGGACGTCAACACCGCCTCGGTGGCGCTGCTGACGCGCATCTCCGGCCTCAACGCCACGCTGGCGCAGAACATCGTCGCCCACCGCGACGCCAACGGCCCGTTCACCACCCGCGCGGCGCTGAAGAAGGTCAGCCGCCTGGGCGAGAAGACCTTCGAACAGGCCGCCGGCTTCCTGCGCGTGATGAATGGCGACAACCCGCTGGACGCCTCGGCGGTGCACCCGGAGGCCTACCCGCTGGTACAGCGCATCGCCGCCGACACCGACCGCGACATCCGTTCGCTGATCGGCGACAGCAGCTTCCTCAAGCGCCTGGACCCGAAGAAGTTCACCGACGAAAGCTTCGGCCTGCCAACCGTCACCGACATCCTCCAGGAGCTGGACAAGCCTGGCCGCGACCCGCGCCCCGAGTTCAAGACCGCCACCTTCCAGGACGGCGTCGAGGACCTCAAGGACCTGGAGCCGGGCATGATCCTCGAAGGCGTGGTGACCAACGTCACCAACTTCGGCGCCTTCGTCGACATCGGTGTGCACCAGGATGGCCTGGTGCACATCTCGGCGCTGTCGGAGAAGTTCGTCAAAGATCCGCGTGAAGCGGTCAAGGCCGGCGACGTGGTCAAGGTCAAGGTCATGGAAGTGGACATCCCGCGCAAGCGCGTCGGCCTGTCCATGCGCATGAGCGACACCCCAGGCGAGAAGGTCGAGGGCAACCGTGGCGGTAACCGGGGTGGCAATGGCGGCAACCGCCAGCAACAGGCGCCACGCCCACGCGAAACCACCGCTGCGGCACCGGCCAACAACGCCATGGCGGCACTGTTCGCCAACGCCAAGCAATTGAAGAAGAAGTGA
- the ompR gene encoding osmolarity response regulator transcription factor OmpR: MTSTANAVEGDKILIVDDDPGLSSLLDRFFTSKGFRVRTVPNVEQMDRLLAREVFNLVVLDLMLPGEDGLSACKRLRASNNQIPIIMLTAKGDELSRIKGLELGADDYLAKPFNPDELVARVKAVLRRQAPSVPGAPGSEEETVTFGDYELSLATRELKRGEETHMLTTGEFAVLKALVMHAREPLTRDKLMNLARGREWDALERSIDVQISRLRRMIEPDPSKPRYIQTVWGVGYVFVPDGNAGK, translated from the coding sequence ATGACCAGCACCGCAAACGCCGTAGAAGGCGACAAGATTCTCATCGTCGACGACGACCCGGGCCTGAGCAGCCTGCTGGACCGTTTCTTCACCAGCAAGGGCTTCCGTGTCCGCACCGTACCGAACGTCGAACAGATGGACCGCCTGCTGGCTCGTGAAGTGTTCAACCTGGTAGTGCTCGACCTGATGCTGCCGGGCGAGGACGGCCTGTCCGCCTGCAAGCGCCTGCGCGCGTCGAACAACCAGATCCCGATCATCATGCTCACCGCCAAGGGCGATGAGCTCAGCCGTATCAAGGGCCTGGAGCTGGGCGCCGACGACTATCTGGCCAAACCGTTCAACCCCGACGAACTGGTGGCCCGGGTCAAGGCCGTGCTGCGCCGCCAGGCCCCGAGCGTGCCGGGTGCCCCTGGCAGCGAGGAAGAGACCGTCACCTTCGGCGACTACGAGCTGTCGCTGGCCACCCGCGAACTCAAGCGCGGCGAAGAGACGCACATGCTCACCACAGGTGAGTTCGCCGTGCTCAAGGCCCTGGTGATGCATGCCCGCGAGCCGCTGACCCGCGACAAGCTGATGAACCTGGCCCGTGGTCGCGAGTGGGACGCCCTGGAGCGCTCCATCGACGTGCAGATCTCGCGGCTGCGCCGGATGATCGAGCCTGACCCGTCCAAGCCCCGCTACATCCAGACCGTATGGGGTGTGGGCTACGTCTTCGTGCCGGACGGAAACGCCGGCAAATGA
- a CDS encoding ATP-binding protein yields MKTPLWFPQSFFARTLWLVLIVVLFSKALTLVYLLMNEDVLVDRQYSHGVALTLRAYWAADEENRDKIAEAAGLIRVTGSGVPEGEQHWPYSEIYQRQMQAELGEDTEVRLRIHAPPALWVNAPSLGPGWLKVPLYPHPLRGQKIWNVLGWFLAIGLLSTASAWIFVRQLNQPLKRLVFAARQLGQGRSVRLPISDTPSEMTEVYRAFNQMAEDVEQAGRERELMLAGVSHDLRTPLTRLRLSLSLMGNESDLSDDMVRDIEDMDAILDQFLAFIRDGRDEPVEEVDLNDLIYEVVAPYNQHKEQVRLCLEPIPPFPLRRVSLKRMLGNLIGNALHHAGKGVEVAAYVSGDQSAPYVVLSVLDRGTGIDESELETIFNPFIRGDRARGGKGTGLGLAIVKRIAAQHGGNVELRNRSGGGIEARVRLPLGLLLPRNAV; encoded by the coding sequence ATGAAAACCCCTCTCTGGTTCCCGCAAAGCTTCTTCGCCCGCACCTTGTGGCTGGTGCTGATCGTCGTGCTGTTTTCCAAGGCACTGACGCTGGTGTACCTGCTGATGAACGAGGACGTGCTGGTCGACCGCCAGTACAGCCACGGCGTAGCACTGACGTTACGCGCCTATTGGGCGGCGGATGAAGAGAACCGCGACAAGATCGCCGAGGCCGCAGGCCTGATCCGGGTCACCGGTTCCGGTGTGCCGGAGGGCGAGCAGCACTGGCCCTACAGCGAGATCTACCAGCGCCAGATGCAGGCGGAACTGGGCGAGGACACCGAAGTGCGCCTGCGCATCCACGCGCCGCCCGCGCTTTGGGTGAATGCCCCGAGCCTGGGCCCCGGCTGGCTCAAGGTGCCGCTGTACCCACACCCGCTGCGCGGGCAGAAGATCTGGAACGTGCTCGGCTGGTTCCTGGCCATCGGCCTGTTGTCCACGGCCTCGGCCTGGATCTTCGTGCGCCAGCTCAACCAGCCGCTCAAACGCCTGGTGTTCGCCGCCCGCCAACTGGGCCAGGGGCGCAGCGTGCGCCTGCCCATCAGCGATACTCCCAGCGAGATGACCGAGGTGTACCGCGCCTTCAACCAGATGGCCGAGGACGTCGAACAGGCCGGGCGTGAACGTGAACTGATGCTTGCCGGGGTCTCCCATGACCTGCGCACACCGCTTACAAGGTTGCGCTTGTCGCTGTCGCTGATGGGCAACGAAAGCGACCTCAGCGACGATATGGTCCGCGATATCGAGGACATGGACGCGATTCTCGACCAGTTCCTGGCCTTCATTCGTGACGGGCGCGACGAGCCGGTGGAGGAGGTCGACCTGAACGACCTGATCTACGAGGTGGTGGCGCCCTACAACCAGCACAAGGAGCAGGTGCGCCTGTGCCTGGAGCCGATCCCGCCCTTCCCGCTGCGGCGGGTGTCGCTCAAGCGCATGCTCGGCAACCTGATCGGCAATGCCTTGCACCACGCCGGCAAGGGCGTCGAGGTGGCGGCCTATGTATCGGGCGATCAAAGCGCCCCTTATGTGGTGCTCAGCGTGCTGGACCGTGGCACGGGGATCGACGAATCGGAGCTGGAGACCATCTTCAACCCGTTCATTCGGGGTGATCGGGCGCGAGGCGGCAAGGGCACCGGGCTGGGGTTGGCGATCGTCAAACGGATTGCCGCTCAGCATGGCGGCAATGTTGAGTTGCGCAACCGCTCCGGTGGCGGGATCGAGGCGCGGGTGAGGTTGCCGCTGGGGCTGTTGCTGCCGCGTAACGCCGTGTAA
- the rimK gene encoding 30S ribosomal protein S6--L-glutamate ligase, translated as MKIAVLSRNPRLYSTRRLVEAGTQRGHEVVVIDTLRAYMNIASHKPQIHYRGKPLEGFDAVIPRIGASVTFYGCAVLRQFEMMGVYPLNESVAIARSRDKLRSLQLLSRRGIGLPITGFAHSPDDIPDLIQMVNGAPLVIKVLEGTQGIGVVLCETTKAAESVIEAFMGLKQNIMVQEYIKEAGGADIRCFVVGDKVIASMKRQAKPGEFRSNLHRGGVASLIKITPEERMTAIRAAKVMGLSVAGVDILRSNHGPLVMEVNSSPGLEGIEVTTGKDVAGMIIEHLEKNSGPNQTRTKGKG; from the coding sequence ATGAAGATCGCTGTGCTGTCGCGCAATCCGCGTCTGTATTCCACCCGCCGCCTGGTCGAGGCCGGTACCCAGCGGGGCCACGAAGTGGTGGTGATCGACACGCTCCGGGCCTATATGAACATCGCCAGCCACAAGCCGCAGATCCACTACCGCGGCAAACCGCTGGAAGGTTTCGACGCGGTGATCCCGCGCATCGGTGCCTCGGTCACCTTCTACGGCTGCGCGGTGCTGCGCCAGTTCGAGATGATGGGGGTCTACCCGCTCAACGAGTCGGTGGCCATCGCCCGCTCGCGGGACAAGCTGCGCTCCCTGCAACTGCTGTCGCGCCGCGGCATCGGCCTGCCCATCACCGGTTTCGCCCATTCCCCGGACGACATCCCCGACCTGATCCAGATGGTCAACGGCGCGCCCTTGGTGATCAAAGTGCTCGAAGGCACCCAGGGCATTGGCGTGGTGCTGTGCGAGACCACTAAAGCCGCCGAATCGGTGATCGAGGCGTTCATGGGCCTGAAGCAGAACATCATGGTCCAGGAGTACATCAAGGAGGCCGGCGGCGCCGACATCCGCTGCTTCGTGGTGGGCGACAAGGTGATCGCCTCGATGAAGCGCCAGGCCAAGCCCGGCGAGTTCCGCTCCAACCTGCACCGCGGTGGCGTGGCCAGCCTGATCAAGATCACGCCCGAAGAGCGCATGACCGCCATTCGCGCGGCCAAGGTGATGGGCCTGAGCGTGGCAGGGGTGGATATCCTGCGCTCGAACCATGGGCCGCTGGTGATGGAGGTGAACTCATCACCGGGGCTGGAGGGGATCGAGGTGACCACCGGCAAGGACGTGGCCGGGATGATCATCGAGCACCTGGAGAAGAACAGCGGGCCGAATCAGACGCGGACCAAGGGCAAAGGATAA
- a CDS encoding ATP-dependent zinc protease family protein: protein MKTFDHLTVIGLREWVALPDLGVAGLRAKIDTGASTSSLHATDVEPFERDGRQWVRFTAHLGSVVQLRHRRCEAPLVTMKTIKSSNGHAQARYVIRTSLALGDRVWEVEFTLACRKNMRYRLLLGSKALIHGQLVVNPGLKYVQDKPAFPATLSPVTGAA from the coding sequence GTGAAGACATTTGACCACCTGACTGTGATCGGCCTGCGCGAGTGGGTCGCCCTGCCCGACCTCGGTGTCGCTGGCCTGCGCGCCAAGATCGACACCGGCGCCAGCACCTCCAGCCTGCACGCCACCGACGTCGAGCCCTTCGAACGCGACGGCCGGCAGTGGGTGCGTTTCACCGCGCACCTCGGTTCGGTGGTGCAACTGCGCCATCGCCGCTGCGAGGCGCCGCTGGTGACCATGAAGACCATCAAGAGCTCCAACGGCCACGCCCAGGCCCGCTACGTGATCCGCACCAGCCTGGCGTTGGGCGACCGGGTCTGGGAGGTCGAGTTCACCCTGGCCTGCCGCAAGAACATGCGTTACCGGCTGTTGCTGGGCTCCAAGGCGCTCATCCACGGCCAGCTGGTGGTCAACCCCGGCCTCAAGTACGTCCAGGACAAACCGGCCTTCCCGGCCACCCTTTCCCCTGTCACAGGTGCTGCATGA
- a CDS encoding RNA-binding S4 domain-containing protein codes for MAQKPEDDDKVRLDKWLWAARFYKTRALAKAAIESGKVHCRGERCKPGKEPRVGDEFVLRTGFDERTVVVKALSVVRRGAPEAQTLYEETAESMKRREQAAEMRKAGAMGVTTDGRPTKKQRRQIHQLHGSFE; via the coding sequence ATGGCACAAAAGCCTGAAGACGACGACAAGGTGCGCCTGGACAAATGGCTGTGGGCGGCGCGCTTCTACAAGACCCGCGCCCTGGCCAAGGCGGCCATCGAGAGCGGCAAGGTGCATTGCCGGGGCGAGCGTTGCAAGCCGGGCAAGGAGCCGCGGGTGGGTGACGAGTTCGTGCTGCGCACCGGCTTCGACGAGCGCACCGTGGTGGTTAAGGCATTGTCGGTGGTGCGGCGTGGGGCGCCGGAGGCGCAGACGCTGTATGAGGAAACGGCCGAGAGTATGAAGCGTCGCGAGCAGGCCGCTGAAATGCGTAAGGCGGGGGCGATGGGTGTGACCACCGACGGGCGGCCGACCAAGAAGCAGCGGCGGCAGATTCACCAGCTGCATGGCAGTTTCGAATGA
- a CDS encoding phosphatase PAP2 family protein → MDNRPLFQARWSWGPLAACTLLPIALLCFWLWPVGQILCLTFDEWLFHSLNAPLADNVVWRSIWALGSLRPFDILVGLIMLSLLVRGDWVFKAIHVRQAFFAFLVTLLLLVVIRALFSKWVSAMGWQHNSPSMVFDNAVHLSDYYPNLEKKWELKDRSSQSFPGDHASVLLIWALFMSLFSRRLVQHLAIWALACLFMLPRLVAGAHWGQDDYIGGLLMAVLALGWSCHTPLAAKASAALVRWTAPLFDWLGKLPLVRRMSVIRAA, encoded by the coding sequence ATGGATAATCGACCACTGTTCCAAGCAAGGTGGTCCTGGGGCCCCTTGGCAGCCTGCACGCTGCTGCCCATCGCCCTACTGTGTTTCTGGTTATGGCCCGTTGGCCAGATCCTTTGCCTGACTTTCGACGAGTGGCTGTTCCACAGCCTCAACGCCCCGCTGGCCGACAACGTGGTCTGGCGCTCCATCTGGGCGCTCGGCAGCCTGCGGCCGTTCGACATCCTGGTCGGGTTGATCATGCTGTCGCTGCTGGTTCGCGGCGATTGGGTGTTCAAGGCCATCCATGTTCGCCAGGCGTTTTTCGCCTTCCTGGTGACCCTGCTCCTCTTAGTGGTGATTCGCGCGCTGTTTTCCAAGTGGGTCAGCGCAATGGGCTGGCAACACAATAGCCCATCGATGGTGTTCGACAACGCCGTGCACCTGAGCGACTACTACCCGAACCTGGAAAAGAAGTGGGAGCTCAAGGACCGTTCCAGCCAGAGTTTCCCCGGTGACCACGCCTCGGTGCTGCTGATCTGGGCACTGTTCATGAGCCTGTTCAGCCGGCGCCTGGTACAGCACCTGGCGATCTGGGCGCTGGCCTGCCTGTTCATGCTGCCGCGCCTGGTGGCGGGTGCGCACTGGGGGCAGGACGACTACATCGGCGGGTTGCTGATGGCCGTGCTGGCCTTGGGCTGGAGCTGCCACACGCCGCTGGCAGCCAAGGCCAGCGCAGCACTGGTGCGCTGGACGGCGCCGTTGTTCGATTGGCTCGGCAAGCTACCGTTGGTCAGGCGGATGAGCGTCATCCGCGCGGCCTGA
- the hslO gene encoding Hsp33 family molecular chaperone HslO: MSDLPDTDFTQRFLFDDRDVRGEMVALERSYAEVLAKHVYPQPVQQLLGELMAAAALLVGTLKFDGLLILQAQSQGPVPLLAIEYTSEHDIRGLARYEADQIKPDAGLADLMPGGHLVLTIIPVNGQRYQGTVELDGKDLSECFTNYFVMSQQVNTCISLTADGMRARGLLVQQLPAEIHKDIEEREESWAHVKALANTVKAEELLGLDNETMLHRLYHEDAVRLFDIQPLRFRCSCSRERSSNALVSLGEQDAKALVEECGGQVEIDCQFCNERYLFDASDVAQLFAGGGTDVPSETQH, translated from the coding sequence ATGAGCGACTTGCCAGATACCGATTTCACCCAACGCTTCCTGTTCGACGACCGCGATGTGCGCGGCGAGATGGTCGCATTGGAACGCAGCTATGCCGAGGTGCTGGCCAAGCACGTGTACCCGCAGCCAGTCCAACAACTGCTGGGCGAACTGATGGCTGCCGCCGCGCTGCTGGTCGGCACCTTGAAGTTCGATGGTCTGCTGATTCTTCAGGCGCAGTCCCAGGGCCCGGTTCCGCTGCTGGCCATCGAATACACCAGCGAGCACGACATTCGCGGTCTGGCGCGCTATGAGGCCGACCAGATCAAGCCTGACGCCGGCCTCGCCGACCTGATGCCAGGCGGCCACCTGGTGCTGACCATCATCCCGGTCAACGGCCAGCGCTACCAGGGCACCGTTGAACTTGACGGTAAGGACCTGTCGGAGTGCTTCACCAACTACTTCGTCATGTCTCAGCAGGTGAACACCTGCATCTCCTTGACTGCCGATGGCATGCGCGCCCGCGGCCTGCTGGTGCAGCAACTGCCGGCCGAAATCCACAAGGATATCGAGGAGCGCGAGGAAAGCTGGGCCCACGTCAAGGCCCTCGCCAACACCGTCAAGGCCGAGGAGCTGCTCGGCCTGGACAACGAAACCATGCTGCACCGCCTCTACCACGAGGACGCGGTTCGTCTGTTCGACATCCAACCGCTACGCTTCCGTTGCAGTTGCTCGCGCGAGCGCTCCAGCAATGCCCTGGTCAGCCTCGGCGAGCAGGATGCCAAGGCGTTGGTCGAGGAATGCGGCGGCCAAGTCGAGATCGATTGCCAGTTCTGCAATGAGCGCTATCTCTTCGATGCGAGCGATGTTGCGCAATTGTTCGCTGGTGGTGGTACTGACGTACCGTCAGAAACTCAGCACTGA